One Haloplanus vescus DNA window includes the following coding sequences:
- a CDS encoding type I restriction endonuclease subunit R, with product MSKPYDEAAFEDEIAAALLERGYTRVPSERFDAERGIFPDEVVSFVKETQPEAWDKLVTAYQGNARDRFLQELTSALERQGTLEILRHGFRTTGTKIDLATFQPNTGINPALQAKYEANTLGVTQQLYYSTTNPNLSIDLALSVNGIPVATGELKNTFTDQAARDAREQYRHDRDPSEPILRFKRGALVHFAIDQNEVHYTTELEGEDTNFLPFNKGHEKGGGNPPREGDHRTAYLWKEVWEKDSWMDILQRFIHIDTEEIKKDGITVEEEETMIFPRYHQLECVRQLVDSARKEGPGEDYLVQHSTGSGKSKSIAWLVHRLVSLHDENDDAVFDGVVVVTDRTILDEQLRNTIYELDHKTGVVHPIKGEGRSKSEELAEALEAGKPVIITTLQTFPYVIEHTRSLPERDYAVVVDEAHSSQSGEMSAEMKGILSGVDAEDIEDAEDAIAANAEARSKQPNLSFFAFTATPKAKTLQTFGEPDGEGGHEPFHLYSMQQAIDEGFILDVLQNYTTYETFYNVAKVVEEDPQVPEQQAVKAISRFLKLHPHNVSQKVEIIVEHFRSHTQHKIGGKAKAMIVTSSRQHAVRYKKAIDEHIEENGYDLSALVAFSGTVDDDGTSYTEEGMNGGIKESELPNVFDTPEYQVLVVADKYQTGFDQPLLHTMYVDKKLSGIQAVQTLSRLNRTYPGKEDTFVLDFENEQEEIQEAFEPFYGKTTVSEGADPQHLQQLASELDAFRIYDQNEVDRFAEVFFDPENTGTEGSHAKLSSLVQPARDKFVAKDEDIREEFKSTLRSFLRLYKFQSQIVSYADTHLEKLYTFGRFLYKELPKGSAGPSVEFDDELALQYYRLEKSEEGSIGLTANDGEVEGPTETGTGGAGDDEEIELSTIVEKINEKLGTDFTEADQLFLEQLKEDALEDEHLRRSAQANSRENFALEFDDALTSMFIDRMDQNQELFAQFMDNEEVQEAITKHLRQQVYEESQSVEG from the coding sequence ATGAGCAAACCCTACGACGAGGCGGCCTTCGAGGACGAGATTGCCGCCGCCTTGCTCGAACGCGGTTACACACGCGTCCCGAGTGAGCGATTCGACGCCGAACGCGGAATCTTCCCCGACGAGGTGGTTTCGTTCGTCAAGGAAACCCAGCCCGAAGCCTGGGACAAACTCGTCACCGCGTATCAGGGCAACGCCCGCGACCGCTTCCTCCAAGAACTGACGAGCGCGCTCGAACGCCAAGGAACGCTTGAGATACTCCGTCACGGCTTCCGCACGACCGGAACGAAGATCGATCTCGCGACGTTCCAGCCGAACACCGGCATCAACCCCGCATTACAGGCGAAGTACGAGGCCAACACCCTCGGGGTCACTCAGCAGCTGTACTACTCCACGACGAACCCGAACCTGAGCATCGACCTTGCGTTGAGCGTGAACGGAATCCCGGTCGCAACAGGCGAGCTCAAGAACACCTTCACGGATCAGGCCGCCCGCGACGCCCGCGAGCAGTATCGTCACGACCGCGACCCGAGCGAGCCTATTTTGCGCTTCAAGCGTGGCGCACTGGTGCATTTCGCCATCGACCAGAACGAAGTTCACTACACCACGGAACTTGAGGGCGAAGACACCAACTTCCTCCCGTTCAACAAGGGCCACGAGAAAGGTGGCGGGAACCCACCGCGGGAGGGCGACCATCGCACTGCGTACCTCTGGAAGGAGGTCTGGGAGAAGGACAGTTGGATGGATATCCTCCAGCGATTCATCCACATCGACACGGAGGAGATCAAGAAGGACGGCATCACCGTCGAGGAAGAGGAGACGATGATTTTCCCGCGCTATCACCAGCTGGAGTGCGTCCGGCAGTTGGTTGACAGCGCCCGCAAAGAGGGGCCGGGTGAGGACTACCTCGTTCAGCACTCGACTGGGAGCGGGAAGAGTAAATCCATCGCGTGGCTGGTTCACCGACTGGTCTCCCTACACGACGAGAACGACGACGCAGTGTTCGACGGCGTCGTTGTCGTCACAGATCGGACCATCCTCGACGAACAGCTACGCAACACCATCTACGAACTCGACCACAAGACCGGCGTCGTCCACCCTATCAAGGGAGAAGGGCGGTCGAAGTCAGAGGAGCTCGCTGAGGCGCTGGAGGCGGGCAAGCCTGTCATCATCACGACGCTCCAGACGTTCCCCTACGTCATCGAGCACACCCGTTCCCTCCCGGAGCGAGACTACGCCGTCGTCGTCGACGAAGCCCACAGCAGCCAGAGCGGCGAGATGTCCGCCGAGATGAAGGGCATTCTCTCGGGTGTCGACGCCGAGGACATCGAAGACGCCGAGGACGCCATCGCTGCGAACGCCGAAGCACGGAGCAAACAGCCCAATCTCAGCTTCTTCGCGTTCACCGCGACGCCGAAAGCCAAGACACTCCAGACGTTCGGCGAACCGGATGGCGAGGGTGGCCACGAGCCGTTCCACCTCTACTCGATGCAACAGGCCATCGACGAGGGATTCATCCTCGACGTGCTACAGAACTACACGACCTACGAGACGTTCTACAATGTCGCAAAGGTCGTCGAAGAGGACCCACAGGTCCCCGAACAACAGGCGGTGAAGGCCATCTCTCGGTTTCTGAAACTCCACCCACACAACGTCTCACAGAAGGTGGAAATCATCGTCGAGCACTTCCGAAGCCACACACAGCACAAGATCGGCGGGAAGGCGAAAGCGATGATCGTCACGTCCTCACGGCAGCATGCAGTCCGATACAAGAAGGCGATAGACGAACATATCGAGGAGAACGGATACGACCTGAGTGCACTCGTCGCCTTCTCCGGCACGGTCGATGACGACGGAACGAGCTACACTGAGGAGGGAATGAACGGCGGCATCAAGGAATCCGAACTCCCGAACGTATTCGATACGCCGGAGTACCAGGTGCTCGTCGTCGCCGACAAGTACCAGACCGGCTTCGACCAACCGCTTCTCCACACGATGTATGTGGACAAAAAACTCTCCGGGATACAGGCCGTTCAGACGCTTTCCCGTCTGAACCGGACGTATCCCGGGAAAGAGGATACGTTCGTCCTCGACTTCGAGAACGAGCAAGAGGAAATTCAGGAAGCCTTTGAGCCGTTTTACGGCAAGACAACCGTTTCAGAGGGCGCGGATCCACAGCATCTGCAGCAACTGGCATCCGAACTTGACGCATTCCGAATCTACGATCAGAATGAAGTCGACCGGTTCGCAGAGGTCTTCTTCGATCCAGAGAACACCGGAACAGAAGGCTCACACGCAAAGCTTAGCAGCCTCGTACAGCCTGCTCGTGACAAGTTCGTAGCAAAAGACGAGGACATCCGAGAGGAGTTCAAATCGACGCTCCGCTCGTTCCTCCGGCTGTATAAATTCCAGTCACAGATCGTCAGCTATGCCGACACGCACCTAGAGAAGCTCTATACGTTCGGTCGATTCCTCTACAAGGAATTACCGAAAGGGTCCGCTGGACCCTCTGTCGAGTTCGACGATGAACTCGCATTACAATACTACCGACTGGAAAAATCCGAGGAGGGCTCTATCGGACTGACGGCGAATGATGGAGAAGTCGAAGGGCCGACCGAGACCGGCACCGGTGGAGCAGGGGACGACGAAGAGATCGAACTCTCCACGATCGTCGAGAAAATCAACGAGAAACTAGGGACCGATTTTACCGAGGCCGATCAGCTGTTCTTGGAGCAACTGAAAGAAGACGCGCTCGAAGACGAACATCTTCGACGATCCGCACAGGCGAATAGCCGCGAAAATTTCGCACTCGAGTTCGACGATGCCTTGACCAGCATGTTCATCGACCGAATGGACCAGAATCAAGAACTGTTTGCACAGTTTATGGATAACGAAGAGGTTCAAGAGGCGATCACGAAGCACCTTCGACAGCAGGTATACGAAGAGAGCCAATCGGTCGAAGGATAG
- a CDS encoding DUF7838 family putative zinc beta-ribbon protein, giving the protein MSLEMEHDCPECSNDTFWRTASTSLHLGEKKKWACTECDYGMIQIDGIDSSKHTGF; this is encoded by the coding sequence ATGAGCCTAGAGATGGAACACGACTGTCCGGAGTGCTCGAACGACACCTTCTGGCGGACGGCGAGTACGTCACTCCACCTCGGTGAGAAGAAGAAGTGGGCGTGTACCGAGTGCGACTACGGCATGATTCAAATCGACGGTATCGACAGCTCGAAACACACCGGTTTCTGA
- the gcvH gene encoding glycine cleavage system protein GcvH, which translates to MSFDVPDDRRYLESHEWTTTDADSVRIGITDFAQDELGDVVFVELPAEGDELERGEEFGVVESIKAVSDLVSPVSGTVTAVNEDVFDTPELLNQDPYGDGWLLELEPSDPDFDALLSPEDYRAQIE; encoded by the coding sequence ATGAGCTTCGACGTACCCGACGACCGACGGTATCTGGAATCGCACGAGTGGACGACCACCGACGCCGACAGCGTCAGAATCGGCATCACCGACTTCGCACAGGACGAACTGGGCGATGTCGTGTTCGTCGAACTCCCCGCCGAGGGCGACGAACTCGAACGGGGCGAGGAGTTCGGCGTCGTCGAGAGCATCAAGGCCGTCTCCGACCTCGTTTCGCCCGTCTCGGGCACCGTCACGGCCGTCAACGAGGACGTGTTCGACACGCCGGAACTGCTCAATCAGGACCCCTACGGCGACGGCTGGCTACTCGAACTCGAACCGAGTGACCCCGACTTCGACGCGTTGCTCTCGCCCGAGGACTACCGAGCGCAGATCGAATAG
- a CDS encoding glutaredoxin family protein, which translates to MALTLYALDGCPYCEKAHDALQDHGVDYETVWVEGLHSTRNEVKRVSGQRGVPVVVDDERGVTMAESANILEYVDRTLA; encoded by the coding sequence ATGGCGCTCACACTCTATGCCCTCGACGGCTGTCCGTACTGCGAGAAGGCCCACGACGCGCTCCAAGACCACGGCGTCGACTACGAGACGGTGTGGGTTGAGGGGCTACACTCGACGCGAAACGAGGTGAAACGCGTCAGCGGCCAGCGAGGTGTCCCGGTCGTCGTCGACGATGAGCGCGGCGTCACGATGGCCGAGAGCGCGAACATCTTGGAGTACGTCGACCGGACGCTCGCATGA
- a CDS encoding TATA-box-binding protein encodes MVEVVNIVASGSLGVELDLEAIASDLDSIVDYDPEKYPGAYFRFGDSDPLITLYRTGKYIITGASSGEEVHTIREEFLSILSDHEILSSSEDKWFQSQNYVCLAEVGENLNLSALAIGLGLEVTEYEPEQFPGLVYRPTAHDCVLLVFGSGKVIMTGATSIETAKDAFVDLQKRIGELQI; translated from the coding sequence ATGGTAGAGGTCGTGAATATCGTTGCTTCTGGATCACTTGGTGTAGAACTTGATCTTGAAGCAATTGCTAGCGACTTAGACAGTATTGTGGACTATGATCCTGAAAAATACCCTGGCGCGTATTTTCGATTTGGAGACTCTGATCCACTAATCACACTCTATCGTACTGGCAAATACATTATTACTGGCGCGAGCTCAGGGGAAGAGGTTCACACCATCCGCGAGGAGTTTCTGAGTATCCTTAGCGATCATGAGATTTTGTCTTCATCTGAGGATAAGTGGTTCCAGTCACAGAATTATGTGTGTCTGGCCGAGGTTGGTGAGAATCTCAACTTATCTGCTCTCGCAATCGGGCTTGGTTTAGAGGTTACAGAGTACGAGCCAGAGCAATTCCCAGGGTTAGTATATCGGCCGACTGCACACGACTGTGTATTGCTTGTATTCGGTTCCGGGAAGGTCATTATGACAGGCGCTACGTCTATAGAAACTGCAAAAGACGCATTTGTTGACTTACAGAAACGTATTGGAGAATTGCAAATTTAG
- the gcvT gene encoding glycine cleavage system aminomethyltransferase GcvT produces the protein MGLRKPPLRDVHAEHGASFTEFGGWEMPVEFDSIRTEHTAVRESAGIFDVSHMSEIRVSGPDATVLMNRLVTNDVQELDVGDTQYACITDSDGVILDDTMVFRLPDDEDGPQYLFVPNAGHDVEMYTRWTEYRDEQGFDATVHDATEEWGMLALQGPDAPQLADDATEGRATDIDRFEAEFLDVAGVRCYVARTGYTGEDGFEFLVPWADVETVWSAFDCQPCGLGARDTLRLEMGFLLSGQDFDPETEPRTPYEAGVAWTVDLGTEFVGRDALERADREGVEERFRGVKLQQRGVPREGYEVVDSDGDHLGHLTSGTMSPTLGEPIGLGYLSEAAPSGTRVRVVVRGEPKQATVVTPPFIDT, from the coding sequence ATGGGCCTACGGAAGCCACCGTTGCGCGACGTTCACGCCGAGCATGGCGCGTCGTTTACCGAGTTCGGAGGATGGGAGATGCCCGTCGAATTCGACTCGATTCGGACCGAACACACCGCCGTCCGCGAATCGGCGGGTATCTTCGACGTCTCGCACATGAGCGAGATTCGAGTGTCCGGCCCCGACGCGACGGTGTTGATGAATCGCTTAGTCACGAACGACGTACAGGAACTCGACGTCGGCGACACGCAGTACGCCTGCATCACCGATTCGGACGGGGTCATCCTCGACGACACGATGGTGTTCCGACTCCCCGACGACGAGGACGGACCGCAGTACCTCTTCGTCCCCAACGCCGGGCACGACGTGGAGATGTACACCCGGTGGACCGAGTACCGCGACGAGCAGGGATTCGACGCGACGGTCCACGACGCCACCGAGGAGTGGGGAATGCTGGCGCTTCAGGGCCCCGACGCACCCCAACTCGCCGACGACGCGACCGAGGGACGAGCGACGGACATCGACCGATTCGAGGCCGAATTCCTCGACGTCGCCGGCGTTCGGTGTTACGTGGCGCGAACGGGCTACACCGGCGAGGACGGGTTCGAGTTCCTGGTTCCGTGGGCCGACGTGGAGACGGTGTGGTCGGCGTTCGACTGCCAGCCCTGCGGGCTGGGCGCTCGCGACACGCTCCGTCTGGAGATGGGCTTTCTGCTCTCCGGGCAGGACTTCGACCCCGAAACCGAGCCCCGAACGCCCTACGAGGCGGGCGTCGCGTGGACGGTCGACCTCGGGACGGAGTTCGTGGGTCGGGACGCCCTCGAACGCGCCGACCGCGAGGGGGTCGAGGAGCGATTCCGCGGCGTCAAACTCCAGCAACGCGGCGTACCACGCGAGGGATACGAGGTCGTCGACAGCGATGGCGACCACCTCGGCCACCTCACCAGCGGCACGATGAGTCCGACGCTGGGCGAGCCAATCGGACTCGGCTATCTCTCCGAAGCGGCGCCCTCGGGCACTCGCGTGCGGGTCGTCGTCCGGGGCGAACCGAAACAGGCGACCGTAGTGACACCACCCTTTATCGACACATGA
- a CDS encoding DUF7282 domain-containing protein: MSRHLGFAFLLVACLALSLGVASASPAAVDSGPSDPVRDVSIVDVVPENRSELTGVHTVEAGSTLLVRGATNRRDDRTAIDVTVTDGPDADRIGFATVDSWGFDGVWTARLPIPADVTPGTYTLRVQTDSETDYQEFEVVAEKRATLTVRSAAADAVVVDATLPDGGYVELHDGDTVVGTSSYLAPGAHERITVPVDGAPTTLTAVAVVGTPDRRLDPYTVDGVTVSAPVRVTTPTATATVTPTASPTPTSTPTATPSPSPSSTAASGPGFAPLAALVALLIAGFRLCRRR, translated from the coding sequence ATGTCTCGACATCTCGGATTCGCATTCCTCCTCGTCGCGTGCCTCGCACTCTCGCTCGGCGTCGCTTCGGCGTCGCCCGCGGCCGTCGACAGTGGCCCGTCCGACCCGGTTCGGGACGTCAGTATTGTCGACGTGGTGCCCGAGAACCGCTCGGAACTCACCGGCGTCCACACCGTCGAAGCAGGGTCGACGCTGCTCGTCCGCGGGGCAACCAACCGCCGCGACGACCGGACCGCCATCGACGTGACCGTGACCGACGGGCCCGACGCGGACCGCATCGGCTTCGCCACGGTCGACTCGTGGGGCTTCGACGGCGTCTGGACGGCCCGCCTGCCCATCCCGGCGGACGTGACACCCGGCACGTACACGCTCCGCGTCCAGACCGACAGTGAGACCGACTACCAAGAGTTCGAGGTCGTCGCCGAGAAACGCGCGACGCTGACCGTCCGGTCGGCCGCCGCGGACGCCGTCGTCGTCGACGCGACGCTCCCCGACGGCGGCTACGTCGAACTCCACGACGGCGACACCGTCGTCGGCACCTCGTCGTATCTCGCGCCGGGGGCGCACGAGCGTATCACGGTCCCGGTCGACGGCGCGCCGACCACGCTCACCGCCGTCGCTGTCGTCGGGACGCCCGACCGTCGCCTCGACCCCTACACCGTCGACGGGGTCACCGTCTCCGCGCCGGTTCGGGTCACTACCCCGACTGCGACGGCGACGGTGACACCCACGGCGTCGCCGACGCCCACGTCCACGCCGACTGCCACACCGTCGCCGTCACCCTCCTCGACCGCTGCATCCGGGCCCGGATTCGCACCGCTCGCGGCCCTCGTGGCGCTTCTTATCGCCGGATTCCGTCTCTGTCGACGGCGATAG
- a CDS encoding putative quinol monooxygenase → MLVVHATIPVDPAHRDRAVELMRTLAVESRAEEGVIDYRVTTDIEDENVFRIVERYEDEAAFGAHVETEHFGEFEAALPELLDGEPTITRFDVENATDVEL, encoded by the coding sequence ATGCTCGTCGTTCACGCGACAATCCCGGTCGACCCGGCCCACCGTGACCGAGCGGTCGAACTGATGCGAACGCTCGCTGTGGAGTCCCGAGCGGAGGAGGGCGTCATCGACTATCGCGTCACCACCGACATCGAGGACGAGAACGTGTTCAGAATCGTCGAACGCTACGAAGACGAGGCGGCCTTCGGCGCCCACGTCGAGACCGAGCACTTCGGCGAGTTCGAGGCGGCACTCCCCGAGTTACTCGACGGCGAGCCGACGATCACCCGATTCGACGTCGAGAACGCCACCGACGTGGAACTGTAG
- a CDS encoding cob(I)yrinic acid a,c-diamide adenosyltransferase, which produces MKIYTGRGDEGMTDLRDMSRVSKTSPRIEAYGTVDEANAIIGTVRPTGYDDIDARLERIQNHLHVVQADFANPDPDEDDPVVTEAHTEELEDWIDDADDELEPLQSFVLPGGSDAGSALHHARTVVRRAERRAVDLAGTDPVNAEAIAYLNRLSDALFTFARLVNQRDGVPEDRPSY; this is translated from the coding sequence ATGAAGATTTACACTGGCCGCGGCGACGAGGGGATGACCGACCTTCGGGACATGTCCCGCGTCTCGAAGACCAGCCCCCGCATCGAAGCCTACGGCACCGTCGACGAGGCGAACGCCATCATCGGGACCGTTCGACCCACGGGCTACGACGACATCGACGCACGTCTCGAACGGATTCAGAACCACCTCCACGTCGTGCAGGCCGACTTCGCCAACCCCGACCCCGACGAGGACGACCCGGTCGTCACCGAGGCCCACACCGAGGAACTCGAAGACTGGATCGACGACGCGGACGACGAACTCGAACCACTCCAGTCGTTCGTCCTGCCCGGCGGGAGCGATGCCGGGTCCGCGCTTCATCACGCCCGGACCGTCGTCCGGCGGGCCGAACGCCGAGCGGTCGACCTCGCCGGCACCGACCCCGTCAACGCCGAGGCGATAGCCTACCTCAATCGCCTCTCTGACGCCCTCTTTACCTTCGCTCGCCTCGTCAACCAGCGCGACGGCGTCCCCGAGGACCGGCCCTCGTACTGA
- a CDS encoding N-6 DNA methylase — protein sequence MVDNFNEKADFIWSIADLLRGDYKQSEYQKVILPLTVLRRLDCVTERNKDEVLERYEQLQKQGIENVAPALKKAADAEVYNTSEFTFESLCNDPDDIAENLQYYINQYDDETTEIFDKFDFDHQIQRLDDAEILYQIVRQFAEIDLHPDEVPNEEMGYIYEELIRKFNELSNETAGEHFTPREVIELMVNLVFQEDDGALTEQDAIRTVYDPACGTGGMLSVAQEYVRQLNTDANLHVFGQELNPESYAVCNSDMLIKGQNPDNIVYGNSFTKDGFKGQRFDYMLSNPPFGVSWKKVKEDIEREHEEQGYAGRFGAGTPRTNDGAFLFLQHMISKMKPPEAGGSRIAIVFNGSPLFNGGPNSGESAIRRWILENDWLEAIVGLPENLFYNTGIRTYIWVLSNDKPEERTDTVQLIDAQDLYAEMDESLGEKRHELTQEHIDEITRIFGDLEANGRSKVVPTEEFGYRRIVIDRPLRMSFRATEERIESLDDERAFTNRDEEVQEAVKEALYTLDSETQWMDRDAFMDEVELAFNMHGVDVRNSVHNAIERALGEQNDDAEIVTDGNGNPEHDGDLRERERVPLGTDPREYFEEEVAPYLKNAWINESKKYHDDKDGELGVVGYEINFDRFFYEYKNSRGLSDIEGQLSETGEQMVSLLNDINNEKSLIRESVTSGVGEQEKTVDSGVGWIGEVPEHWDVVRTRFVAELHSGHTPSRDEDEYWKETDIPWVTTSDIKPFREGRKRYLHETENQISELGMENSGAHLLPEGTVFLSRTASVGFSGIMGKPMATSQDFANWVCGDEILPEYLLYVFRSMDQEFDRLMQGSTHKTIYMPDIKSFKTPLPPLDEQREIVDHIEAETERLWELIDRVEETIDLLEEKRQALITAAVTGQIDVAEVQGEH from the coding sequence ATGGTCGACAATTTCAACGAGAAGGCTGATTTCATCTGGTCTATTGCAGACCTTCTCCGAGGGGATTACAAGCAGTCGGAGTATCAGAAAGTCATTCTCCCACTGACCGTTCTGCGTCGGCTCGACTGCGTCACGGAGCGCAACAAGGACGAAGTCCTCGAACGCTACGAGCAACTTCAGAAACAGGGCATCGAGAACGTCGCACCGGCGCTGAAGAAGGCTGCCGACGCCGAGGTGTACAACACCAGCGAGTTCACCTTCGAATCGTTGTGCAACGACCCCGATGACATCGCAGAGAATCTCCAGTACTACATCAATCAGTACGACGACGAGACGACGGAGATCTTCGATAAGTTCGACTTCGACCATCAGATACAGCGCCTCGACGACGCCGAGATTCTGTATCAGATCGTCCGGCAGTTCGCCGAGATTGATCTCCACCCTGACGAAGTGCCGAACGAGGAGATGGGGTACATCTACGAGGAGCTGATTCGGAAGTTCAACGAACTCAGCAACGAGACCGCTGGCGAGCACTTCACACCGCGGGAGGTCATCGAGCTGATGGTCAACCTCGTGTTCCAAGAGGACGACGGGGCGCTGACCGAACAGGACGCCATCCGCACGGTGTACGACCCGGCCTGCGGAACCGGCGGGATGCTGAGCGTCGCTCAGGAGTACGTGCGACAGCTCAACACCGACGCGAACCTCCACGTCTTCGGTCAAGAGCTCAACCCCGAGTCCTACGCAGTCTGTAACTCGGACATGCTCATCAAAGGCCAGAACCCGGACAACATCGTCTACGGCAACTCCTTCACGAAGGACGGATTCAAAGGTCAGCGATTCGACTACATGCTCTCCAATCCGCCGTTTGGCGTCTCCTGGAAGAAGGTCAAGGAGGATATCGAGCGCGAACACGAGGAGCAGGGGTACGCCGGGCGCTTCGGTGCCGGCACGCCTCGGACCAACGACGGGGCCTTCCTCTTCCTCCAGCACATGATTAGCAAGATGAAGCCCCCCGAAGCGGGCGGCTCTCGCATCGCCATCGTGTTCAACGGCTCGCCGCTGTTCAACGGTGGGCCCAATAGCGGTGAGTCGGCCATTCGGCGCTGGATTCTCGAAAACGACTGGCTGGAGGCCATCGTCGGCCTGCCGGAGAACCTCTTCTACAACACGGGCATTCGCACGTACATCTGGGTGCTCTCGAACGACAAGCCCGAGGAGCGAACGGACACCGTCCAGCTCATCGACGCACAGGACCTATACGCCGAGATGGACGAGAGCCTCGGCGAGAAGCGCCACGAACTCACCCAAGAACACATCGACGAGATTACCCGCATCTTCGGCGACTTGGAGGCGAACGGCCGCTCCAAGGTCGTTCCCACTGAGGAGTTCGGCTACCGCCGCATCGTCATCGACCGCCCGCTACGGATGAGTTTCCGCGCGACGGAAGAGCGCATCGAGAGTCTGGACGACGAACGGGCGTTCACGAATCGGGACGAAGAGGTGCAGGAGGCGGTGAAGGAGGCGCTGTACACGTTGGACTCCGAGACGCAGTGGATGGATCGGGATGCGTTCATGGACGAAGTAGAGTTGGCGTTCAACATGCACGGCGTCGACGTGCGAAATAGTGTTCACAACGCGATAGAGCGTGCTTTGGGCGAGCAGAACGACGACGCCGAGATCGTGACGGATGGGAACGGAAATCCCGAGCACGACGGCGATTTGCGGGAACGAGAGCGCGTACCCCTTGGCACGGACCCACGGGAGTACTTTGAGGAGGAGGTAGCACCGTATCTGAAAAACGCGTGGATCAACGAGAGCAAGAAGTATCACGACGATAAGGACGGGGAACTTGGAGTTGTGGGGTACGAGATTAATTTTGACAGATTCTTTTATGAATATAAGAATTCACGCGGGCTCAGCGATATCGAGGGACAGCTATCCGAAACAGGAGAACAGATGGTATCTCTCCTTAATGATATTAATAACGAGAAGTCGCTCATTAGAGAGTCTGTTACCAGTGGAGTTGGAGAACAAGAGAAGACAGTAGATTCCGGTGTCGGTTGGATTGGAGAGGTCCCCGAACACTGGGATGTTGTCCGGACCCGCTTCGTCGCGGAACTCCACTCGGGACATACTCCCAGTCGTGATGAAGACGAGTACTGGAAAGAAACCGACATTCCGTGGGTCACGACCTCCGACATCAAGCCGTTCCGCGAGGGGCGCAAGCGCTACCTCCACGAGACGGAGAACCAGATTAGTGAACTCGGGATGGAGAACTCCGGGGCGCACCTCCTCCCGGAGGGGACGGTATTCCTCTCGCGTACCGCGTCGGTCGGATTCTCCGGTATCATGGGCAAGCCGATGGCAACTTCACAGGACTTCGCCAACTGGGTCTGTGGGGATGAAATCCTCCCTGAGTACCTTCTGTACGTCTTCCGCTCGATGGACCAAGAGTTCGACCGACTGATGCAGGGCTCCACACACAAGACCATCTACATGCCGGACATCAAGTCGTTCAAAACTCCCCTCCCACCGCTTGACGAACAGCGCGAGATCGTCGACCACATCGAAGCCGAAACCGAGCGCCTCTGGGAACTCATCGACCGTGTTGAGGAGACCATCGACCTCCTCGAAGAGAAACGCCAAGCCCTCATCACCGCCGCGGTCACGGGCCAGATTGATGTGGCAGAGGTGCAAGGTGAACATTAA
- a CDS encoding DUF7553 family protein: MNKHFEDARYYLSRAGEHAKEGALEELEPLEERFRDITGREEEPEPSRLDKLQSDLKELEERAEGEAQTAIANARERIRRYRGDDAAE; this comes from the coding sequence ATGAACAAGCACTTCGAAGACGCACGCTACTACCTCAGCCGAGCCGGTGAACACGCGAAGGAAGGCGCACTGGAGGAACTCGAACCGCTGGAGGAGCGCTTTCGCGACATTACCGGTCGCGAGGAGGAACCGGAGCCGTCACGGCTGGACAAACTTCAGTCGGACCTGAAGGAACTCGAAGAGCGTGCGGAGGGCGAGGCCCAGACGGCCATCGCCAACGCCCGGGAGCGGATTCGCCGCTACCGCGGCGACGACGCGGCAGAGTAA